In Chryseobacterium lactis, a single genomic region encodes these proteins:
- the hemH gene encoding ferrochelatase: protein MAKKGILLINLGSPRSTAVEDVKEYLDEFLMDEKVIDYRWIFRAFLVQGIILKTRPAKSAEAYKTVWTDEGSPLIVITKKVQQKLQKIVNVPVEIGMRYAEPSIETGIRNLVEKGVSEIVLFPLYPQYAMSTTETVIEKAEEVRKKKFPEVKINYIQPFYHRQLYTDCLAESIREKLPANFDALLFSYHGVPERHIYKTDPTKTCNLNDCCSRETNPSHSFCYRHQCFNTTETVINKLGLPKDKVIVSFQSRLGKDKWIEPYTDHTLETIPAKGIKNLAIVCPAFVSDCLETLEEISVEGKEQFLEAGGQSFTYLPCLNDEDRWIKVIQTLCEEQLNQFYLA, encoded by the coding sequence TTGGCTAAAAAAGGAATTTTATTGATTAATCTTGGTTCCCCAAGATCAACAGCTGTAGAAGATGTAAAAGAATATCTTGATGAATTTCTGATGGATGAAAAAGTAATCGATTATCGGTGGATTTTCAGAGCATTTCTGGTACAGGGCATTATCTTGAAAACGCGTCCTGCAAAATCAGCAGAGGCTTATAAAACGGTCTGGACAGACGAAGGTTCTCCTTTGATTGTGATAACCAAAAAAGTTCAGCAAAAACTTCAAAAGATCGTCAATGTACCGGTAGAAATCGGGATGAGATATGCAGAACCCAGTATTGAAACGGGGATCAGAAATCTGGTTGAAAAAGGAGTTTCGGAAATCGTTCTGTTTCCGCTTTACCCGCAATATGCGATGAGTACTACGGAAACCGTTATTGAAAAAGCTGAAGAAGTAAGGAAGAAAAAATTTCCAGAAGTAAAAATCAATTATATCCAGCCTTTTTATCATCGGCAACTGTATACGGATTGTCTGGCAGAAAGTATCCGGGAGAAGTTACCTGCAAACTTTGATGCGTTATTATTTTCGTATCATGGTGTTCCTGAAAGGCATATTTATAAAACAGACCCTACCAAAACCTGTAATCTTAATGACTGCTGTTCCAGAGAAACCAATCCCAGCCATTCGTTTTGCTACCGTCATCAATGTTTCAATACCACCGAAACAGTAATTAATAAATTAGGATTACCCAAAGATAAGGTCATCGTCTCTTTTCAATCGAGGTTGGGAAAAGACAAATGGATAGAACCTTATACGGATCATACATTGGAAACTATTCCGGCAAAAGGAATTAAAAACCTGGCAATAGTTTGTCCTGCCTTTGTTTCCGATTGTCTTGAAACCCTTGAAGAAATATCTGTGGAAGGAAAAGAACAGTTTCTGGAAGCGGGAGGACAAAGTTTTACCTATCTGCCGTGTTTAAATGATGAAGACCGTTGGATTAAGGTGATTCAGACGTTGTGTGAAGAGCAGCTCAACCAATTTTATCTGGCATAA
- a CDS encoding MarR family winged helix-turn-helix transcriptional regulator: MNYTLIKDFMGLLEQFETETLASPDSYPGTLQGFKTWMFDKENPVQPGSSDEPYWEGKENGRTPESAINTLLVHLNRYAKTYSKSAISNSEFSTQEDFIYLINLKAFGQMTKMELIKKNIHDKPVGMLIITRLLRQGWVEQIESDIDKRSKLIHISEAGLQALERQMEKIRQATNIVAGNLTYNEKMDLIRILNKLDRFHYPIFSRNLQSEELITTVYKDYSF, encoded by the coding sequence ATGAATTACACACTGATCAAAGATTTTATGGGACTGCTGGAGCAGTTTGAAACTGAAACCCTGGCTTCTCCCGATTCTTATCCGGGAACGTTGCAGGGTTTTAAAACATGGATGTTTGACAAAGAGAATCCCGTGCAGCCCGGAAGTTCTGATGAACCATACTGGGAAGGAAAGGAGAATGGAAGAACACCAGAAAGTGCCATCAATACGTTGCTGGTTCATCTCAACCGATATGCAAAAACCTATTCCAAATCTGCCATTTCAAATTCTGAGTTTTCTACACAGGAAGATTTTATTTATTTAATCAACCTTAAAGCTTTTGGCCAGATGACCAAGATGGAGCTTATTAAGAAGAATATTCACGACAAACCTGTCGGAATGTTGATTATTACCCGTTTGCTTCGTCAGGGCTGGGTAGAGCAGATCGAATCTGATATTGATAAACGAAGTAAGCTCATACATATTTCGGAAGCCGGATTGCAGGCTTTGGAGCGACAGATGGAGAAAATCCGTCAGGCGACCAATATTGTTGCCGGAAATCTTACATACAACGAAAAAATGGATCTGATCCGGATTCTTAACAAACTGGATCGTTTTCATTATCCCATTTTTTCAAGAAATCTGCAGTCTGAAGAACTTATCACAACAGTATATAAAGACTATTCATTTTAA
- a CDS encoding beta-1,6-N-acetylglucosaminyltransferase: MHTSFALTHPHSQTLDSHSTPQVRIAYFIMVHHQPDVFKEMFEKIYTRDQFYLIHIDRKAQAEMTEIIQLYLIQFPNVYLLESMNIVSGGFSMIQVELNAMEYLLNVSHEWDYFINLSGEDYPLKSQNIIRQFLTVNNGRNYLFYYDQEFYRPDTLRRIQNHFTELTHKISSFIYKREFMKGVTPYIGRKWFILTRDACVFMTNNKRVIDFEDYYLHTLLPAESFFPTVLMNTAFNDIIVNDDKRAIIEKTFFYKEQYIDNLIESLKSGNHLFIRKVNKKTNINILQYIQESYLVPLPQINEIEREIKRNDRQNN; encoded by the coding sequence ATGCATACATCATTCGCCTTAACGCATCCTCATTCTCAAACTTTAGATTCCCATTCTACACCTCAAGTAAGAATTGCCTACTTTATTATGGTGCATCATCAACCAGACGTATTTAAAGAAATGTTTGAGAAGATCTATACAAGGGATCAATTCTACCTTATTCATATTGACCGGAAAGCTCAAGCGGAAATGACAGAGATAATACAATTGTATCTTATACAGTTTCCTAATGTATATCTTTTAGAAAGTATGAATATTGTTTCGGGCGGATTCAGTATGATTCAGGTAGAGCTGAATGCAATGGAATATTTGTTGAATGTAAGCCACGAATGGGACTACTTCATCAATTTAAGCGGTGAAGATTACCCGCTTAAATCACAGAATATTATCCGTCAATTTCTGACCGTCAATAATGGAAGAAATTATCTATTTTATTATGATCAGGAGTTTTATAGACCCGATACGTTACGAAGAATACAAAATCATTTTACTGAATTAACGCATAAAATTTCTTCATTTATCTATAAAAGAGAATTTATGAAAGGGGTTACTCCTTATATTGGCAGAAAATGGTTTATTCTTACCAGAGATGCATGTGTCTTCATGACGAATAATAAAAGAGTGATAGATTTTGAAGATTATTATTTGCATACACTTTTACCAGCTGAATCATTTTTTCCGACAGTCCTTATGAACACAGCATTTAATGATATTATAGTCAATGATGATAAAAGAGCAATCATTGAAAAAACTTTTTTTTATAAAGAGCAATATATTGACAATTTAATTGAATCTCTGAAATCCGGCAATCATCTTTTCATTAGAAAAGTAAATAAGAAAACGAATATAAATATTCTTCAATATATACAGGAAAGTTACCTCGTACCTCTACCCCAGATTAATGAAATTGAAAGAGAAATTAAAAGAAATGATCGCCAAAATAATTAA
- a CDS encoding response regulator encodes MKKKVVLIQENEAILNIMDEVLEDEGFDVTPSLTTEPIENIEEIDPDVVVVDDHIKGSKKGSEVIKELKSDPNTEDVSSVLTSTAHNVAKTAQECQADDFIQKPFDIDHMIDVVKKNAE; translated from the coding sequence ATGAAAAAAAAGGTTGTTCTTATCCAGGAGAACGAAGCCATCCTGAATATTATGGATGAAGTGCTGGAAGATGAAGGTTTTGATGTAACACCTTCTTTGACGACAGAACCTATCGAAAATATTGAAGAAATTGATCCTGATGTTGTGGTAGTAGATGATCATATCAAAGGATCGAAAAAAGGCTCAGAGGTTATTAAAGAGCTTAAGTCTGATCCCAATACAGAGGACGTTTCGTCCGTTCTTACTTCTACTGCCCATAATGTTGCCAAGACCGCACAGGAATGTCAGGCTGATGATTTTATCCAAAAACCTTTTGATATTGATCACATGATTGATGTGGTTAAAAAAAATGCAGAGTGA
- a CDS encoding nuclear transport factor 2 family protein has product MNTNSKQILESANSAITKGDYEGFLSFCADHVKWNFIGDQILNGKEEVRQYMAKNYLEPPTFKVEKLVAEDDIVIAVGKISMKNSDGKTVDYSYCDVWRFQDNKMVELEAFVIED; this is encoded by the coding sequence ATGAATACCAACAGTAAACAGATTTTAGAAAGTGCCAATTCAGCGATTACCAAAGGAGATTATGAAGGGTTTCTGTCTTTTTGCGCTGATCATGTAAAATGGAATTTCATCGGAGATCAGATTCTCAATGGAAAGGAAGAAGTAAGACAATATATGGCAAAAAACTACCTGGAGCCTCCAACATTCAAAGTAGAAAAACTAGTTGCTGAAGATGATATTGTTATTGCAGTGGGCAAAATAAGTATGAAAAATTCAGATGGAAAAACGGTTGATTATTCCTATTGTGATGTCTGGCGTTTTCAGGATAATAAAATGGTAGAACTGGAAGCCTTTGTCATTGAGGATTAA
- a CDS encoding bacteriocin-like protein, which translates to MKNTKKISRDQLKAINGGASSCSQECCPPPGIKKCPWVICIAPCDILS; encoded by the coding sequence ATGAAAAATACCAAAAAAATTTCAAGAGATCAGCTGAAAGCCATTAATGGCGGAGCATCAAGTTGCTCTCAAGAATGCTGTCCGCCTCCGGGAATAAAAAAATGTCCCTGGGTGATCTGTATTGCTCCATGTGATATATTGAGTTAA
- a CDS encoding bacteriocin-like protein: MKNLKKIERQELKSIKGGINCPGGQICLIGGKWQCMPFDGCGGGNQP, translated from the coding sequence ATGAAAAATTTGAAAAAAATTGAAAGACAGGAATTGAAATCTATTAAGGGAGGAATTAACTGCCCAGGAGGTCAGATTTGCTTAATCGGTGGAAAGTGGCAATGTATGCCGTTCGACGGATGTGGCGGTGGAAACCAGCCTTAA
- a CDS encoding alpha/beta fold hydrolase, whose protein sequence is MKNLFNTLLITMIIVLAGSSLYGQKMKPSKSGYADVNGAKTYYEVYGEGSPVVLLHGAFMTIDLNWGELIPELSKKRKVIAIELQGHGHTPFSDRKLSHSTLARDVEGVLDQLKIETADIVGYSFGGTVAYEFAIQSPKRLKNLVIISSTYKNMGWLPEINNAMKTMKPAFFDKSPMHTAYDAVAPDKTKWTKFLEQMIASAGTPFDLGDANIAKISAPVLIIAGDNDGLDKPELMKTYQLLGGNIAADMAPMPKSQLAIVPGQSHVSLMMQTATILNYLNNFLK, encoded by the coding sequence ATGAAAAATCTTTTTAACACATTACTGATTACGATGATTATTGTATTGGCAGGATCATCATTATACGGACAAAAAATGAAACCTTCGAAAAGCGGATATGCGGATGTAAACGGAGCTAAAACGTATTATGAGGTCTATGGAGAAGGAAGCCCCGTAGTTTTGCTGCATGGTGCCTTTATGACCATTGATCTGAATTGGGGAGAATTAATCCCTGAGCTGTCAAAAAAAAGAAAAGTGATTGCAATCGAATTACAAGGCCACGGGCACACGCCGTTTTCAGACAGAAAATTATCTCATTCCACGTTAGCGAGAGATGTGGAAGGTGTCCTGGATCAACTGAAAATTGAGACTGCTGATATCGTGGGCTACAGCTTTGGCGGTACGGTAGCCTATGAGTTTGCTATTCAAAGCCCGAAACGGCTTAAGAATTTAGTAATTATTTCTTCCACTTATAAAAATATGGGATGGCTTCCTGAAATAAATAATGCAATGAAAACAATGAAGCCGGCCTTTTTCGATAAAAGCCCTATGCATACTGCTTATGATGCGGTTGCGCCGGATAAGACAAAATGGACAAAATTCCTGGAACAGATGATTGCTTCCGCAGGAACACCATTTGATCTGGGTGATGCTAATATTGCTAAAATTTCCGCCCCGGTTTTGATTATTGCCGGTGATAATGACGGATTGGATAAACCGGAACTTATGAAGACCTATCAATTATTGGGAGGTAATATAGCCGCAGATATGGCACCGATGCCGAAATCTCAACTGGCGATTGTTCCTGGACAAAGCCATGTAAGCCTGATGATGCAGACGGCAACGATTTTAAATTATTTGAATAACTTTTTAAAATAA
- a CDS encoding dihydrofolate reductase family protein, whose product MRKITVLSMISLDGVMQAPGGSEEDTSGDFKYGGWTVSYGDELFGKIMQEELKPADYLLGRKTFDIFSSYWPHHDDFWPAINEGTKYVLSQTLEQSDWKNTVFLKDVEDIQKLKQSQGADIQVWGSSELIHLLLQHDLVDELRLKIYPLILGEGKKLFDSHSVPSAFTLTESHLTSKGVLITHYKRAGEIVTGEIEM is encoded by the coding sequence ATGAGAAAAATAACTGTTTTATCAATGATTTCGTTAGATGGAGTCATGCAGGCGCCCGGTGGATCAGAAGAAGATACATCAGGAGATTTTAAATATGGAGGCTGGACGGTCTCTTATGGGGATGAGCTTTTTGGTAAAATCATGCAGGAGGAATTGAAACCTGCGGATTATCTGCTGGGAAGAAAAACGTTTGATATCTTCTCCTCATACTGGCCGCATCACGATGATTTTTGGCCGGCTATTAATGAAGGAACTAAATATGTTCTATCCCAGACTCTGGAACAATCGGACTGGAAAAATACCGTTTTCCTTAAAGATGTGGAAGATATACAAAAGTTAAAGCAATCTCAGGGTGCAGATATTCAGGTGTGGGGGAGTAGTGAGCTTATTCATCTGTTGTTGCAACATGATCTTGTAGATGAGCTCCGTCTTAAAATCTACCCATTGATCCTTGGTGAAGGGAAAAAATTGTTTGACAGTCATTCGGTTCCTTCAGCTTTTACCTTAACAGAAAGTCATCTGACATCAAAAGGAGTGCTCATCACCCATTACAAACGTGCCGGTGAAATTGTGACCGGTGAAATTGAAATGTAA
- a CDS encoding VOC family protein, which translates to MDNKFQAGINIAIKIPKSKYEKTVAFYRDILKLPVEEKPIKNPTVSRTHEVKFGHNVIWLDCVDNYTHSETWLQLTVPDVEEATKYLQSNGVETCDEIEELPENMHWITDPAGTVFNVQKM; encoded by the coding sequence ATGGATAATAAATTTCAGGCAGGAATTAATATTGCAATCAAGATTCCGAAAAGTAAATATGAAAAAACAGTTGCTTTTTACAGGGACATTCTGAAGTTACCTGTTGAAGAAAAACCGATTAAGAATCCCACTGTTTCGCGAACTCACGAGGTGAAATTCGGGCATAACGTCATCTGGCTGGATTGTGTCGACAATTATACCCATTCCGAAACCTGGTTACAGCTTACTGTGCCTGATGTAGAAGAAGCAACAAAATATCTGCAGTCAAATGGTGTGGAAACCTGTGACGAAATTGAGGAACTTCCCGAAAATATGCATTGGATTACCGATCCGGCTGGTACTGTATTTAATGTACAGAAAATGTAG
- a CDS encoding sigma 54-interacting transcriptional regulator: protein MKNDITFKELKKSGYTDQTINEEIQANLISRIKAKEPVFEGLWGYEDTVIPQLKKAILAGHHINLLGLRGQAKTRIARSMVDLLDEYMPIVKGSEINDSPFHPISKYAKDLIAEMGDQTPISWVHRSDRFFEKLATPDVNVADLIGDIDPIKAATLKLPYSDERVLHYGMIPRANRSIFVLNELPDLQARIQVSLFNILQEGDIQIRGFQLRMPLDIQFVFTANPEDYTNRGSIVTPLKDRIGSQIFTHYPKTIALARHITEQEARISAEDQSQIQVPDLAKNLLEEVAFAARDSEYVDAKSGVSARLTISAMENLIAAAKLRLIESGTEKTTVRLLDFMSIVPSITGKIELVYEGEQEGADYVAKMLIDKAVIRQFENVFPRIPKLEKEDIKTPYTDLIRWFNKNHLQLNYNDTDEEFYAKLNKVGPLTTIIEENAADLSIEDQNFCRELVLWALTISSKIDKSENQSTFTFDSAGIGQFLRN from the coding sequence ATGAAAAACGATATTACATTCAAAGAATTAAAAAAATCCGGGTATACTGATCAAACAATCAATGAAGAAATCCAGGCTAATTTAATTTCAAGAATCAAGGCAAAAGAACCTGTATTCGAAGGACTTTGGGGGTATGAAGATACCGTAATTCCACAGTTGAAAAAAGCAATTCTGGCCGGTCATCACATCAATCTGCTTGGCTTGCGCGGACAGGCGAAAACAAGGATTGCAAGAAGCATGGTAGACCTTTTGGATGAATACATGCCTATTGTAAAGGGATCTGAAATTAATGACAGCCCGTTTCACCCTATTTCCAAATATGCCAAAGACCTGATTGCAGAAATGGGTGACCAAACTCCTATTTCGTGGGTACACCGCTCCGATCGTTTCTTTGAAAAGCTAGCCACTCCCGATGTAAATGTCGCTGATCTAATTGGAGATATTGATCCCATTAAAGCAGCAACTTTAAAATTGCCTTATTCGGACGAGAGAGTTCTTCACTACGGAATGATTCCCCGTGCCAACCGTTCTATATTTGTACTCAATGAACTGCCGGATTTACAGGCAAGGATTCAGGTTTCATTATTTAACATTTTGCAGGAAGGAGATATTCAGATCCGTGGATTCCAGCTCAGAATGCCTCTTGATATTCAATTTGTCTTCACGGCCAACCCGGAAGATTATACCAATAGAGGAAGTATCGTAACCCCGTTGAAAGACAGAATCGGGTCACAGATCTTTACTCATTATCCTAAAACGATTGCTCTTGCCAGACATATTACGGAGCAGGAAGCCAGGATTTCAGCTGAAGACCAATCACAGATACAAGTTCCCGATCTTGCAAAAAACCTCTTGGAAGAAGTTGCTTTTGCAGCCCGCGACAGCGAATATGTTGATGCTAAAAGCGGTGTAAGTGCACGTTTAACCATCAGTGCTATGGAGAATTTAATAGCTGCTGCAAAGCTGCGTTTAATAGAATCCGGTACTGAAAAAACTACAGTTCGTTTGCTTGATTTTATGTCAATTGTTCCGTCCATTACAGGAAAAATTGAACTGGTATACGAAGGAGAGCAGGAAGGAGCAGATTATGTCGCCAAAATGTTAATTGACAAAGCCGTTATACGACAATTTGAGAATGTATTTCCACGCATTCCGAAGTTGGAAAAAGAGGATATAAAAACCCCATATACAGACCTCATCAGATGGTTTAATAAGAATCACCTTCAGCTCAATTATAATGATACAGACGAAGAATTCTATGCTAAACTCAACAAAGTAGGTCCTTTGACAACAATTATTGAAGAAAATGCAGCAGACCTGAGCATCGAAGACCAAAATTTCTGCAGAGAACTGGTGTTATGGGCATTAACCATCAGCAGTAAAATAGACAAATCTGAAAACCAGTCCACCTTTACTTTTGATTCTGCAGGGATTGGTCAGTTTTTGAGAAATTAA
- a CDS encoding vWA domain-containing protein produces MTSKEFNSKQGFTFSKHVPEELSNFDRVFDIFKDLLTHTSGDIEEAFEWLDMLDKEYDIFNDEYTLQDFEEDLKKRGYIKQEDPEEGNSGQGKGKNVLTPKLEAALREYALDQIFGKLKKSGTGNHRTTKTGVGDERDGENRSFQYGDDLSVVNMTESLKNAQINNGIADLRLTEDDLIVEETKHKAQMSTVLMIDISHSMILYGEDRITPAKKVAMALVELIKRKYPKDSIDIIVFGNEAWPIKIKDLPYLKVGPYHTNTVAGLELAMDILRRKRNTNKQIFMITDGKPSCIQLPTGEFYTNSYGLDEMIVNQCLNKAAQARKLKIPITTFMIAQDPYLRQFVEAFTAQNKGKAFLTGLSGLGQMIFEDYEKNRIRRI; encoded by the coding sequence ATGACTAGTAAAGAATTTAATTCTAAGCAAGGCTTTACCTTCAGTAAACATGTCCCCGAAGAATTATCAAACTTCGACCGGGTCTTTGATATTTTCAAAGATTTGCTCACCCACACTTCCGGAGATATCGAGGAAGCTTTTGAATGGCTTGACATGCTTGATAAAGAATATGATATTTTCAATGACGAATATACCCTTCAGGATTTTGAAGAAGATTTGAAAAAGCGTGGCTATATCAAACAGGAAGACCCTGAGGAAGGCAATTCCGGACAAGGAAAAGGAAAAAATGTGTTGACGCCCAAACTGGAAGCAGCATTACGGGAATATGCATTAGATCAGATTTTTGGAAAACTGAAAAAAAGCGGCACAGGAAATCATCGCACAACAAAGACAGGAGTTGGAGATGAACGCGATGGCGAAAATCGTTCTTTTCAATATGGAGATGATCTCTCGGTAGTCAACATGACCGAAAGTTTAAAAAATGCCCAGATCAATAACGGAATCGCTGACCTTCGTTTAACCGAAGACGACCTTATAGTAGAAGAAACCAAGCACAAGGCTCAAATGAGTACAGTGTTGATGATTGATATTAGTCACTCCATGATTTTATATGGTGAAGACCGCATCACTCCTGCTAAAAAAGTGGCTATGGCTTTGGTAGAATTAATTAAACGAAAATATCCCAAAGATTCCATTGATATTATTGTATTCGGAAACGAAGCGTGGCCTATTAAAATAAAGGATCTTCCTTATCTCAAAGTCGGGCCTTATCATACCAATACAGTGGCCGGTTTGGAGCTGGCAATGGATATTCTTCGCAGAAAAAGGAATACCAACAAGCAAATTTTCATGATTACTGACGGAAAACCAAGCTGTATTCAGCTTCCTACCGGAGAATTTTATACAAATAGCTACGGTTTGGATGAAATGATTGTGAACCAGTGTCTCAATAAAGCGGCACAGGCCAGAAAATTGAAAATTCCGATCACAACCTTTATGATTGCTCAGGACCCTTACCTGCGTCAGTTTGTGGAAGCATTTACAGCTCAGAACAAAGGAAAAGCATTTTTAACAGGTTTATCCGGTTTGGGGCAAATGATTTTTGAAGATTACGAAAAAAACAGAATAAGGAGAATATAA
- a CDS encoding sensor histidine kinase, whose product MKYKFLNFKLRKVVHYSLILCILLIQVIIAIFFYNEFVNERKLKFIKNQLEESRALGGLTDNSRKDFMEAQAHLQKYMATQDNKDLQLYFQSLQKLKNNFDRISAYENTSPRLKDMLTQRKKDTIKVTRLKTLIDSVYKTSLNPPAKIEDKQYEPEKYKNNFEDFNIQTRTYADTIKKKGFMGRLKDAITGNVEVQKESTVVTMTNNKAVDLSNLKSKMDNVMKSMDKHYAAEVKKVQLYAAKNQKENVRFYSNFSKLLVYSNGLIEVYENAIKDFKSELEKEYNQQSSDNNKIRRYLVLGLMVLMFIVSILIMYFTRVAFIYERKLNAANEEINNNLNFKNRILGMLSHDLRSPLKIINIFIDKIYRTTQDETIKDYLKSIKFTNSTLLLQSNQILEYTKNQDAEKKLINTVFNLKEEVNSIVKVITPYIETRNNKFVVSDMIPENMIVHSDSIRINQIFMNILGNANKFTENGQIDLTMITEPMDKNRIALTTTVTDTGIGISESDLKKIFEPYYQGTVSDEVDNLGAGLGLNLCKEIVELFDGDISVSSKLHKGTKITFRLILNTNNNGVKN is encoded by the coding sequence ATGAAATATAAATTCTTAAATTTTAAATTGAGGAAAGTTGTTCATTACTCTTTGATCCTGTGTATTTTATTGATACAGGTGATCATAGCCATCTTTTTTTACAACGAATTTGTCAATGAGAGAAAGCTGAAATTTATTAAAAATCAGCTGGAAGAAAGCAGGGCATTGGGAGGATTGACGGATAATTCCAGAAAAGATTTTATGGAAGCCCAGGCACATCTTCAAAAATATATGGCTACCCAGGACAATAAAGATCTACAGCTTTATTTTCAGTCACTTCAGAAATTGAAAAATAATTTCGACAGAATAAGTGCGTATGAAAATACAAGTCCAAGGCTGAAAGATATGCTTACTCAGCGCAAGAAAGATACTATAAAAGTAACGAGGCTGAAAACATTGATCGATTCTGTATATAAAACTTCTTTGAACCCGCCGGCAAAAATAGAGGACAAGCAGTATGAGCCGGAGAAGTATAAGAATAATTTTGAAGATTTCAATATTCAAACCCGCACCTATGCTGATACTATTAAAAAGAAAGGTTTCATGGGTCGTTTGAAAGATGCGATTACAGGTAATGTGGAAGTTCAGAAGGAAAGTACCGTGGTTACAATGACCAATAACAAAGCCGTAGATCTTTCGAACTTAAAATCAAAGATGGATAATGTAATGAAGTCTATGGATAAGCATTATGCTGCTGAAGTTAAAAAAGTTCAGTTGTACGCTGCTAAAAACCAAAAAGAGAATGTCCGTTTTTACAGTAATTTCAGCAAATTGTTGGTATATAGCAACGGTTTGATAGAAGTTTATGAAAATGCTATCAAGGATTTTAAATCGGAACTGGAAAAAGAATACAATCAGCAAAGTTCAGACAATAATAAGATCAGAAGGTATCTGGTGTTAGGCTTGATGGTTCTGATGTTTATTGTTTCCATTCTGATCATGTACTTTACAAGGGTTGCCTTTATTTATGAAAGGAAGCTTAATGCAGCGAATGAGGAAATTAATAACAACCTTAATTTCAAAAACAGAATATTGGGAATGCTGAGTCATGATCTGAGATCTCCTTTAAAAATTATAAATATTTTCATCGATAAAATCTACAGGACTACACAGGATGAGACAATTAAGGATTATCTGAAATCCATAAAGTTTACCAACAGTACTTTGCTTCTGCAATCGAATCAGATTCTGGAGTATACCAAAAACCAGGATGCTGAGAAAAAGCTTATCAACACGGTTTTTAATCTTAAAGAAGAGGTGAATTCTATCGTAAAAGTCATTACTCCTTATATTGAAACCCGAAATAATAAGTTTGTGGTGTCTGATATGATTCCTGAAAATATGATAGTGCATTCTGACAGTATCAGAATCAATCAGATCTTTATGAACATTTTGGGAAATGCCAACAAGTTTACCGAAAACGGACAGATTGATCTTACCATGATCACCGAACCGATGGATAAAAACAGGATTGCACTTACAACAACGGTGACTGATACAGGAATCGGAATCTCAGAATCAGATTTAAAAAAGATTTTTGAGCCTTATTACCAGGGTACGGTTTCTGATGAGGTGGATAATCTTGGTGCAGGGTTAGGGCTTAATTTATGTAAAGAAATTGTAGAGCTTTTTGATGGTGATATTTCTGTTTCCAGTAAGTTGCATAAAGGAACAAAGATTACGTTCAGATTAATTTTAAATACTAATAATAATGGAGTTAAAAATTGA
- a CDS encoding LuxR C-terminal-related transcriptional regulator — protein sequence MELKIENKEIIFLLADDHSIVRQGMEIVINEIAPNAKVYHTSSLEQITELIESKGIEMAIIDAHFPHGNSLHILPQIKSAHPDIKILIFTGLEEELYALKFIKAGANGYLSKLSEEDEIKEALLHFIQKGEYFSDVSRQLLVQFMYNPNLISPLSSLTKRELEIAELYAEGYGNLEIANQLNIKQNTVSTIKKNIFEKLKIENLVELVDLIKTHHKI from the coding sequence ATGGAGTTAAAAATTGAGAATAAAGAAATTATATTCCTTCTCGCAGATGATCATAGTATCGTAAGACAAGGGATGGAGATTGTCATCAATGAAATTGCTCCCAATGCAAAGGTATATCATACTTCCTCTTTGGAACAGATCACCGAACTGATAGAATCGAAGGGAATCGAAATGGCAATTATCGATGCTCATTTCCCGCATGGAAACAGTTTACACATTTTACCTCAGATAAAAAGTGCACACCCCGATATTAAAATTTTGATTTTCACAGGGCTTGAAGAAGAACTCTACGCGCTTAAATTTATCAAGGCAGGAGCCAATGGCTACCTTAGTAAATTGAGTGAGGAAGACGAAATAAAGGAAGCGCTTTTACATTTTATTCAGAAAGGGGAATATTTTTCGGATGTTTCCCGGCAATTATTGGTTCAGTTTATGTATAACCCGAATTTAATCAGTCCCTTAAGCTCTTTAACAAAGCGTGAGTTGGAAATTGCTGAATTGTATGCGGAAGGATACGGAAATCTTGAGATTGCCAATCAATTGAATATCAAGCAAAATACCGTCAGCACAATCAAGAAAAATATATTTGAAAAGCTAAAAATAGAAAATCTTGTTGAGCTGGTTGATCTGATCAAAACACACCATAAAATCTAG